AGCAGAGAAATATTCTTGAAGAATCCATTCAGGTAGATTTTGACTTTAATTTACATGGAGATGCTTTAGTGTCGTAAATAATActactttgttttattcatgaggTCACTCACACATTACCAAATgaactttttaattttttttaagttgcagTACTGTAACCTAGCAAAAGGCTAGGCGTACCATGAAACTGGATTTGAGGCCCActtgtaaacaaactgaattgACAGCTATTAGGCGCCGCAGTGATAATAAAACGATACAGTTGGTTGATGAAGCCTCGGTGCTTctggcttgtttgtttttcccacaTACATAGTTTCCACATatataaactttaaaatcaaaattcCTTTCACTTGACATAAAATCTTCAAATTCAACAGTCTTTAATCAGCAGTTACTGACGTGAAAGTATGGTACTTTTTTAAGTTCGACTGCAGATGTCTGCTGGTGCTGACACTGCCAACTGTTTCTTTCAGCatgaaaatgtgcatttaaagcaaaaaaaagaaaaaagttctcAAAGgatgaaatgtaaaacatgatCTTTTACATTTgagtatgtttttcttttgtgtgtcacGCCTGGATCCCATTTCTCAGGTTCAGGAAAAAACATGCGTGGTGGTTTTTTGTGatataaatacagatatatGGTTATTCTCCTATTTGCAACCACAAGACGTTTTAGCATGCAGATGGAAACGAAGAGACTTAAATCTGTAGACTTTAGCAATGAtggaaaccaaataaaaagagaCGAAAGAAGGGTGgagcaaaataaagaaacaggaCGAAAAGCACCATGTGATTAGGAAGTGCGATATACCACAAAAAGGTGGACCAGAAAAGGCCTGGGCGCTCACCTGGTGGGTCTGCCCGGCTTGTGTGGCACTTAACATCGTTGTCTTTGTATACAGAGCTTATAACAGTCATGCAAAGGGCACAGTATTATTCTAACAAGGCAAAAGAGAGAGATCAACGGAGactgaagaagagaaaggaaaacatgaaacaggaCAAAGAGGGAGGCACGACAACACATCCTCCAGACGAAAACGAGTTCTGTGCGGTAACTGAATTCTTGTCCTGACACTGAAAAGTATcgtactgtacatacagacTTGTGTGAAATAAACAGACGTTTCCTTTAGTTTCTCATGGCTAAGGCAGAAGTTGATGAAACCTTTCAATGCATCTGTTATTTGGTGCATTTAGAAGATGAGGAAtgaaaactttttgtttgtaatGAAAGGATTAGAAATTCATCTGATTCACCTtctatcatcaccatcaccctTGCAATTAAAATATCTTAAGACTCTTTGgactatacatatatatatttatatacttatatttatgtatatatttgcaTTTGGGCCAgttgtgctgtttgtgtgtgtgtgtgtgtgtgtgtgtgtgtaagcattAAAATACAAGGTCTTTGTTAAAATACAGATCCTCATCAACACCAAGTGATGGCTTGTGGCCTGCAAAGTCTCTGGCTGATTATGTGATTTCATTGCATAAATCAGTTGATTGAATTcaggtttttcttctttttttcccccaaagagataaagagaaagagaaaaaagataaaGTTCAAGGTATCCCTTGTAACAGTGCGACAAAGGTTAGAAAATTCAAAAGACCTTATTTGTGATGGATGATTCTTATAAGTAATCTATCGTTGTTTGTGCAATGTAGGCAGAGTTATAACCACAACAGCTGCACCAAAAACCACAACAGCTAGTCTATCACTGTTATTCAACTGGACATGAAAGGTCTTGAATAGGAATAGCCAGAGCCAAACGCCTTTTTAGACACAAAAAAATTGTTTATCTTGGCTTGAAACACAAAACCACCCCCAAACTGTAAGCTGTGACATGACCTCCCCCTTCCCCTGACTCCTCACCtcagagcgagagagcgagaaagagagagagagaaagagagaaagagaaaggatgagattgattgattgattcctGACGCCATTCCTGAGCAAAGTGGACTTGACGAGTGAGACCCAAGGAATCCAGGTGATGTGGacaacaggagaggaaaaaaaaagaaaaagaaaatcaacactcacaacaacaacaacaacaacaaaaaaaaaccctatcACAGCAACAGTGTGGAGGCGGGGAGGAGCAGTGGCAAACGCAGAAGCCAGTCCACAGAATCATCTGGAGGGAGAAGAAACAGTGACCATGTGATGagctgtcatgtttgttttatccttTATCTTTACTAATAATGTATTGCACAGGCATACATAATAGTCAGCTGCTtttctgatccagtttgaaatTGGTAAAGTGGCTGCATATAGGTCAACCCTGTGTTGCCGAGCACATGGGTGCTTAGTGTAAACGGTGCATTTCTTTCTAGTTGCTCTTTCTTGGAATTAGATCCTCTTCGCTAAAGAGTTTTACATTTGTGGATCAtctgaaataagaaaaagaagaactggGACTTGGCGTGGGCCTCGACAGCCACCACAGCTCAACAAAAATGAGGGTGACACCTACAGAGAGCACAGTGCAGAAACGCCACAGCAAAgaagaactttttttatttaaaactttaaaaacgaCCAATTAACACTTAAAAGTTGCAGTtacaaacattaatttaatAGGCATTTACAAGTATTAGACTGATGTGATaaaatttcttctttctttgatcCACTAATGAGAAATATATTGTGTCAGCTCTTTAAATTACATCAGCTGTCAATGGTTTATAAAGTTAAGTTACAGGGattgaaacaaagagaaaggacattttaaagctgcaagaACAAACTGCTGCCACTGCAGAGAGCGGTGATGTGCCTTCTGCGGCTCTAATTTAGGAGATGTCACACTCTGCAGCATTTTGATGCATAACATGAGtatactgaaataaaacagagaggaaacacagtaATTACATATACTGACACAAAGCGAATGATAGGCTATAAAATGTAGCACTGATAGTTATTATCACAGCAAGAAGCCTGTCAGGGAGCAGCTGGTGGTGAGAACAGGGGGGAAAAGACACCACATCTGAGGAGTGTCATTAGTGTGGGAAATGATCACgttctctcctctttcatatTTTGGCCTTTCTTAAATATGTATAATGTTCCTCCAAACGGGTTTCAACAATCAGTGTAtaatatatgttaaatatttataataatataacatttgGCTAATTCTCTGTATACGGGATGTTTTAAGCGCCATCAAACCTGTTTCCAACCACTGCCAGATCAGATTATATTCCCTTAAAAAAAGTTGTGGTCTTACTTGATAaagatgtgtgaatgtgtttcacACGTTCACGTTCTGAACTACGATTACAAACTGTAACTAGAGTGACTGTTTAAAGTTTTCTCTGGATGCAAACTGGCAGTTATAAAGCAGAGTTATGCTTGGGTGGTTCATTTGAAGTGCCCGTTCTAATAAAAGGCTTTTAAAGTAGTTTTATCCTGATGAAGAACCTCTAGTGTAAAGCAGTGTGAGATCTTTACTTCGGCTCTTGAGTGGTGAGTTGTTAAATTTAGTGGAAATGAATCAGTAGTTTTGAAGTTGCTTAAAGTAGTTTTCATAATGGACACTCAACTTGAAAGCAGCGGAGGCGGGAACATGGAGGGTCACCCTGATCTTTTAAACCATGAAAAGTTGGTCGTTTTAAAGACGTCAGTGCAGCTGATGTTAATATTGTATCTGTAGCTTGTCCCTCTCTGAGGTTATGTTCATTTTCAGGTTCTACATGGGACTGCAGTGATGATGTGGACTTACCTGTGTGAGATGTTAAGACCTAAAGCCAGGCTGGAAACGTGCAGTTTCTTCAAAGATGAGCTCCTTCAGTGTCTCTTTGGGTAGGTCATCCAGCTCCATGTCAAACTTGAACGGGGCCTCAGCGACAGGCTGTGAATAtgacagagaaattaaataaagtgtCATCATTTAtcgattttaaaatgttaaaagtggAGGAACATGATCGATACCAAAAAGCTAAGGACACGATATCTTGATAAGAAAAAGATAATGTATTCCAAACAGGTCCATAGAGCACAAGCTGACAACTAACAGTTCAAGGCGACCGTCTCACCTCATCTGTGGGGTCGTAATATTGCTCCAGGTAGGGATGCGCCAGGGCCTCCTCCACCTCAATCCTCTTGTGAGGGTTAAAGGTCAACATCTTGTCCAACAGGTCCAGCGCTGCAGCACAAGGGTGAGAACATTTAACGGGGCAATGGGGGCTTTCATTTGGGTGATTGTGAAACAACAGTAAGCTTGCCTGCCCACTAGAGGGCACAATGACACTCTAGGTGTTTGGATAATTTACAGGAGGAAAACTGAGACaaccttttttcattttacacatttcataAGAGAAGATCAACGTAGAGAAATCTGGAGCAGTTTTGGACTAATGCAAGTTTAAAAGTCATGATGAAAATAGTTAAGAAATGATCTTTTCTCTTctgcaaacattaaaactgaTCATAATCCAGCAAGCTACCTACTATTTGGGATTCATTTATGTTGTTCCAGCTGCACCTTATTCCTGTCCAAGTACATCTCACCTCTATGACTAGAATTTATTGTACTTGATTTAAGGCGCCTTTAGActactgaaactgaaacaactGTCATCTCACAAACTTGTTTCCTCTAATAGTGTTTCTAGTTTGTACCTGCCGGTGAGACGCTACTACtactgacaaataaaataatattctgTCTAAACTTTCTAAATTCTCAGTAAATTGTTCGGCAGCGATAACTTTCGCTTCTCTGCAGCAAAACCTCCCAAAGAATCATAATATTCTAGAAACTCCATAAGCAGTGGGAGTGATGTTTGTCGATGAGGACACAGGACACTGGCTCTGACCTTTGGGATCAGCATTGGGGAAGAGGCGATTCCACGGCACTTTGCAGCGCAAAGGCAACGACAAAAGATAGTTCCTGGCCTTGATGTTGATGATGCAGTTGAGATCCTCCTGAGAGGGAGAACCCAGGATCCctgagaacattaaaaaaagaaaaatactttatgCATCTGATGCACACAGCAAGTGCACAGCTCCAAATGAAACACACTGTCTACTAATTCACACAGACCCTGATTAAACTTTTCAGTTACACAGGGACGTTTCCTTGAGAAAAAATGACAACAGTctgaacacacaacaaaatgacAGATGGGAGAAGCAACATGTGGTCTAGCACCAAGAGACAAACAGTACAACTTGATACATTTATATCAACTGCTACAGTATCTATGGGCTGGCACCAGGAAGCTGTTGCTACTGACAGAATGTTTATTTTAGTCTGCAGAAAAGATTTGACAactttaaaaattcaaattcacAAATATCAGTTTACACTACAGCAAACACCCAACTAATATTGGTGATTTAGAATATAATTATGATCAGTAACCTCTActctttaaacctttaaaagcaTGTCCTTGGCGTTAATGAAACCTTATTTACTTGAAATCACTGGTCAGatcattaaacctttaaatatttctatatattaaCCTGTATTTATATGCACATCACTATGGTGCAAAGCTATCGGAGAACAGCATCAGTGAAAAGAGGTTATCAAACCTGCTATCACTTGCATTCTCTTAAGTCTTTTATAATTTGCAAATTAGGTAAAATGATACAGGATTGGACATTTTCCTACTTCCCAAGAAATTCCTGTCAATTCTACACATATTGTTTCTCATAGCGAAAGACATTATTGCTAAAGCTGTCAAACTGACcttatacttaaaaaaaaaaaaaaaaaactgattctTACATGTAAACACGGAGCAATTCTGCTTAGTTCACTGACCAAACCACAATACTACAGTGCCACACCAATCCTAAAAACGCTGGATATAAAAGAGAATTGTTACCCAAAATGTGGTTAAGCTGATCCAAGTAGTGCTTCCCGGGAAAAATTGGTCTGTTGGACAACATCTCAGCCAGGATGCAACCCACTGACCAGATGTCTATGGACTTGGTATAGCCCTGCGAGTGAGGGGCACAGACACGGTCATGACTACAGTATATCTAAAGTCAGTATAATGTCAAGTATAAAGTTAAGTCTGGTAAAGCAGAGTAAGTGTAGTGCTTCATTCTTCCTGATTCAACTGTTAGATACTATGTTAGATTATCTGCAGGATTCATGAAGCTAAATTGAAGATTTCAAGTGAAACTTTGATGTATATAGCATAGCAAAAGTTTCCCCAAAAATAATTAACTCATATTTACAGGTGTCGTGGCCCTTTGTCACAAGATAccccacacacattcactcatcAGGTGAGGACACTCACCTTAGAGTTGAGCATGATCTCAGGTGCTCGGTACCAACGAGTGGCTACATACTCTGTCAGGAAACCAGTGTGATCATGGTCAGGATCAGCCACACGAGCCAAACCAAAATCACAGATCTGCAGAAAGATGAGTAACAGGTCAATGAAAGACAAAGGCAACATTTGAGGATACTAGATCAAAAGAAGCTGGACGTTATTTCATTGACAATGTAAAACCATCAACAGGTTGGGAAAAAATGTTCAGACTCCAACACGATGAAGACCAATAACATGAATTAAAATGCTAGTTTACATATTTAGCAGGTTAACCAATTTTTGCTACTAAACAATTTATAAACCAAAAACCACTGAAATTTTGGGCAGCAGAGGCCTTTTCCACACATTAAAATTGGCTGCTAATTTTTGGCGATAAAATAATTAACCATCATTTAATATGAAACTAAATATGGATTATCACATTACCTTGAGATCACAGGTGGTGTTGAGCAGGAGGTTGGAAGGCTTCAGGTCACGGTGCAGGACGTTGGCAGAATGGATGTACTTGAGCCCTCGTAGGATCTGGTAGAGGAAGTAGCAGATATGATCATTGCTCAGGTGTTGAGTCTTCAGGAGCTTGTACAGGTCTGTCTCCATGAGATCCTGGACAATATATCTGCACAGCGCCAGGTTAAAGAAACTTCTACTTTATTATGGTGGAAAAACACTCCTTATGTTTGAATGCCTAGAATATAAAAGCAAGCATTTTAAGTTACAGTAGAGTGACATCAGGATTCCCATCTGAACCACATATTTATGTCCTTTAAaacagtggtccccaacccccgggccg
This genomic stretch from Larimichthys crocea isolate SSNF chromosome III, L_crocea_2.0, whole genome shotgun sequence harbors:
- the mapk1 gene encoding mitogen-activated protein kinase 1; its protein translation is MATAAVSAPAGCGPSPGTGTELVRGQAFDVGPRYSNLSYIGEGAYGMVCSAYDRDNKIRVAIKKISPFEHQTYCQRTLREIKILLRFKHENIIGINDIIRTPTIDQMKDVYIVQDLMETDLYKLLKTQHLSNDHICYFLYQILRGLKYIHSANVLHRDLKPSNLLLNTTCDLKICDFGLARVADPDHDHTGFLTEYVATRWYRAPEIMLNSKGYTKSIDIWSVGCILAEMLSNRPIFPGKHYLDQLNHILGILGSPSQEDLNCIINIKARNYLLSLPLRCKVPWNRLFPNADPKALDLLDKMLTFNPHKRIEVEEALAHPYLEQYYDPTDEPVAEAPFKFDMELDDLPKETLKELIFEETARFQPGFRS